Proteins encoded within one genomic window of Pectobacterium araliae:
- the rlmB gene encoding 23S rRNA (guanosine(2251)-2'-O)-methyltransferase RlmB: MSEIIYGIHAVKALLERDPQRFLEVFVLKGRDDRRLQSVIAELEAQGIVIQVANRQWLDKQAEDAVHQGIVAKVKEGRKYQENDLPAMLDNLETPFLLILDGVTDPHNLGACLRNADGAGVHAVIVPRDRSAQLNATVKKVACGAAETVPVISVTNLARTMRLLQERNIWIVGTAGEADHTLYQSKLTGPLALVMGAEGEGMRRLTREHCDELISIPMAGSVSSLNVSVATGVCLFEAVRQRV; the protein is encoded by the coding sequence ATGAGCGAAATTATTTACGGTATTCATGCGGTTAAGGCACTGCTTGAGCGCGACCCACAGCGTTTTCTGGAAGTCTTTGTTCTGAAAGGGCGCGACGATCGTCGCCTCCAGTCGGTGATTGCCGAGCTGGAAGCGCAGGGCATCGTCATTCAAGTGGCGAATCGGCAGTGGCTGGATAAGCAGGCTGAAGATGCCGTGCATCAGGGGATCGTAGCGAAGGTCAAAGAAGGGCGGAAGTATCAGGAAAACGATCTGCCTGCGATGTTAGACAATCTGGAAACCCCTTTCCTGCTGATATTGGACGGTGTGACCGATCCGCACAATCTGGGAGCGTGCCTGCGTAATGCCGATGGCGCTGGTGTGCATGCGGTGATTGTGCCCCGTGACCGCTCGGCGCAGTTGAATGCGACCGTGAAGAAGGTAGCCTGTGGTGCGGCAGAAACCGTGCCAGTCATCAGCGTGACCAATCTGGCGCGTACCATGCGCCTGCTGCAAGAGCGCAATATCTGGATCGTTGGCACCGCGGGTGAAGCGGATCATACACTGTACCAAAGCAAGCTGACCGGACCGTTGGCGCTGGTGATGGGCGCGGAAGGGGAAGGGATGCGTCGTCTGACCCGTGAGCACTGCGATGAGCTGATCAGTATTCCGATGGCGGGCAGCGTGTCTTCGCTGAACGTGTCTGTTGCCACTGGCGTATGTTTGTTTGAAGCCGTTCGCCAGCGCGTGTGA
- the rnr gene encoding ribonuclease R: protein MSQDPFLEREAEKYESPIPSREYILAHIAKRDTPISREELAADLQLTGEEPLEALRRRLRAMERDGQLIFTRRQCYALPEKLDLLRGTVIGHRDGFGFLRVEGRKDDLYLSAEEMKRAIHGDVVLAQPLGADRKGRREGRIVRVLEPRTGQIVGRYFVDAGVGFVVPDDSRLSFDILIPKEEINGARMGFVVVVELTQRATRRTKAVGKIVEILGDNMGTGLAVDIALRTHDIPHTWPPKVEEQVKDLSEEVPEAAKKGRVDLRKLPLVTIDGEDARDFDDAVYCEPKRGGGWRLWVAIADVSYYVRPNTALDHEARARGTSVYFPSQVVPMLPEVLSNGLCSLNPQVDRLCMVCEMTVSAQGKLSSYKFYEAVMSSHARLTYTKVWNILQGDAELREHYKPLVGGLEELHHMYKALEHAREVRGGIAFETEEAKFIFNAERRIDRVEAVVRNDAHKLIEECMILANISAARFVEKNEEPALFRVHDQPSEDHVLALRSVLGELGLTLKGGMKPQPKDYAELMNEVAERPDREMLQTMLLRSMKQAVYDPENRGHFGLALTSYGHFTSPIRRYPDLSLHRAIKYLLSDRHERWTSTGGWHSDINEMLQLGMHCSMTERRADEATRDVADWLKCDFMQDHVGEVFTGIIASVTGFGFFVRLKDLFIDGLVHVSTLDNDYYRYDNIGQRLIGESRGQVYRLGDEVEIRVEAVHMDERNIDFALISSTRKVRGEGKTARDRTKKPESREAKPARRRRSASKSPANFEPDAAFRKEGDRNANSDKPKAKPKKNRDKTKKNAEKTRKIAAATKAKRAKKKSEE, encoded by the coding sequence ATGTCACAAGATCCATTCCTGGAACGCGAAGCAGAAAAATACGAATCCCCTATCCCTAGCCGTGAATATATTTTGGCGCACATCGCCAAGCGCGATACCCCGATCAGCCGGGAAGAATTAGCCGCCGACCTGCAATTAACCGGAGAAGAACCCCTCGAAGCGCTGCGCCGCCGCCTGCGTGCAATGGAGCGTGATGGTCAGCTTATTTTTACCCGCCGTCAGTGCTATGCGTTGCCGGAAAAGCTCGATTTGCTGCGCGGTACGGTCATTGGTCACCGCGATGGTTTCGGCTTCCTGCGTGTGGAAGGCCGCAAAGACGATCTTTACCTGTCTGCTGAAGAGATGAAACGAGCGATTCACGGTGATGTGGTGCTGGCACAGCCGCTGGGTGCGGATCGTAAAGGACGTCGTGAAGGACGCATTGTGCGCGTGCTGGAACCGCGTACCGGGCAGATTGTCGGCCGCTATTTTGTCGATGCCGGTGTTGGGTTCGTCGTACCGGATGATAGCCGTCTGAGCTTCGATATTCTGATCCCGAAAGAAGAAATTAACGGCGCTCGCATGGGCTTCGTGGTCGTGGTTGAACTCACGCAACGCGCCACGCGCCGCACGAAAGCGGTCGGTAAGATCGTCGAGATCCTCGGCGACAACATGGGCACAGGTCTGGCGGTGGATATTGCCCTGCGTACCCATGATATTCCGCACACCTGGCCGCCTAAAGTCGAAGAGCAGGTGAAGGATCTTTCCGAAGAGGTGCCGGAAGCCGCGAAAAAAGGCCGTGTGGATCTGCGTAAGCTGCCGCTGGTCACGATTGACGGCGAAGATGCCCGTGATTTTGATGACGCGGTGTACTGTGAACCGAAACGTGGCGGCGGTTGGCGCTTGTGGGTCGCGATTGCGGACGTGAGCTATTACGTTCGGCCGAATACGGCTCTCGATCATGAAGCGCGGGCGCGTGGTACGTCGGTGTACTTCCCGTCGCAGGTCGTACCGATGCTGCCGGAAGTACTGTCAAACGGACTCTGTTCGCTTAATCCGCAGGTCGACCGCCTGTGTATGGTCTGTGAAATGACCGTGTCGGCACAGGGTAAGCTGTCGTCTTACAAGTTTTATGAAGCGGTGATGAGTTCACATGCCCGTCTGACCTACACCAAAGTGTGGAATATTCTGCAAGGTGATGCCGAGCTGCGTGAGCATTACAAACCTTTGGTCGGCGGGCTGGAAGAACTGCACCACATGTATAAGGCGCTGGAACACGCGCGTGAAGTGCGTGGTGGCATCGCGTTTGAGACCGAAGAAGCGAAGTTTATTTTCAACGCCGAGCGCCGTATCGACCGTGTGGAAGCCGTAGTGCGTAATGACGCGCACAAGCTGATCGAAGAGTGCATGATTTTGGCGAATATCTCCGCTGCGAGATTTGTGGAGAAGAACGAAGAGCCTGCGCTGTTCCGCGTGCACGATCAGCCGAGTGAAGACCATGTATTAGCCCTGCGCAGTGTACTGGGCGAGCTGGGGCTGACGCTGAAAGGCGGAATGAAGCCACAGCCGAAAGATTACGCGGAATTGATGAACGAGGTGGCGGAACGTCCCGATCGGGAAATGCTGCAAACCATGTTGCTGCGTTCGATGAAGCAGGCGGTTTATGACCCGGAAAACCGCGGTCACTTCGGGCTGGCCTTGACGTCTTACGGCCACTTTACGTCGCCAATTCGTCGTTATCCTGACCTGTCGCTGCACCGTGCGATTAAGTATCTGTTGAGCGATCGCCATGAGCGCTGGACGTCAACGGGCGGTTGGCATAGCGATATTAACGAGATGCTACAGTTGGGCATGCACTGTTCGATGACGGAGCGCCGTGCGGATGAAGCCACACGTGACGTCGCAGACTGGCTGAAGTGCGACTTTATGCAGGATCACGTGGGTGAAGTCTTTACGGGGATTATCGCCAGCGTGACCGGCTTTGGCTTCTTCGTGCGCCTGAAAGATCTGTTTATCGATGGGTTGGTGCATGTTTCCACGTTGGATAATGACTACTACCGCTACGATAATATTGGTCAACGGTTGATCGGCGAATCACGCGGACAGGTTTATCGTCTGGGGGATGAAGTGGAAATCCGCGTTGAAGCGGTGCATATGGATGAGCGCAACATTGATTTCGCGTTGATTTCCAGTACGCGCAAGGTTCGTGGCGAAGGTAAAACCGCGCGTGACCGGACGAAAAAACCGGAGTCGCGTGAGGCCAAGCCAGCTCGACGTCGTCGCAGCGCCAGCAAATCGCCAGCAAACTTTGAGCCGGATGCGGCATTCCGCAAAGAAGGCGATCGCAACGCGAACTCGGATAAGCCAAAAGCCAAACCGAAAAAGAACCGCGATAAAACGAAAAAGAACGCAGAGAAAACGCGTAAAATTGCCGCTGCGACCAAGGCTAAACGCGCAAAAAAGAAATCTGAGGAATAA
- the nsrR gene encoding nitric oxide-sensing transcriptional repressor NsrR, whose translation MQLTSFTDYGLRALIYMASLPSGKMTSISEVTEVYGVSRNHMVKIINQLSRAGLVMAVRGKNGGIRLGKPAETIRIGDVVRELEPLTLVNCNHDFCHITPACRLKQVLQQAVQNFLHELDQYTLADMVKENPPLYKLLLVE comes from the coding sequence GTGCAGTTAACAAGTTTCACGGATTATGGTTTGCGGGCGCTGATTTATATGGCGTCACTGCCGAGTGGGAAAATGACCAGCATTTCGGAGGTAACGGAAGTGTATGGCGTATCTCGTAATCATATGGTCAAAATTATCAATCAACTTAGCCGTGCTGGGTTGGTGATGGCCGTGCGCGGTAAAAATGGCGGTATTCGTCTTGGGAAACCGGCAGAAACCATTCGGATTGGCGATGTGGTGCGCGAACTGGAGCCGCTCACGCTGGTTAACTGTAACCATGATTTTTGCCACATTACGCCAGCCTGTCGCTTGAAGCAGGTGCTTCAACAGGCGGTACAAAATTTTCTGCATGAGCTGGATCAATACACGCTGGCTGATATGGTCAAAGAAAACCCGCCGCTTTATAAATTATTGTTGGTTGAATGA
- a CDS encoding methyl-accepting chemotaxis protein — MRLKNISIRTGLLTLLLLTTLLLLIVSSMGVVAIKQDRETLTAQNQIQGIELGNLMNGYNQTLSARASATLAVRKIEIGLLNDGAKETGLVEKHLNQSQKDIERAIKSVDADPKRQALAQEVLKTYQAYFQQGMAPMLSALQKQYTDEYYDVLEKQLGPLSEAFDLSIQNFRQYAQQLSEQGLAQSERNEHMMLLLIAVASLLSITLVALAWIALRHMLLKPLDYAIEQLELVATGNLTRRLIQGGNNELGRLNDAIGRMQSALLESVSQVRDASTQIDLGSRELFEENAQLSQRTEESVAALEQTAASMEQLSATVKLNADHAELAHQLANNVSNTSSRSNESVCYVIEKMQEIATSAKRINDILSVIDGIAFQTNILALNASVESARAGEQGRGFAVVAGEVRNLAQHSAQAAKEIRSLIIDSQTRVSEGLELASKAGETMDEVTDEIIRITQLMRDISTATQEQHRGIEQVNVAFTQIDKVAQHNAQLVKASSATTQSLEQQSQQLMRSMALFQVEPRLS; from the coding sequence ATGAGGTTGAAAAATATTTCTATTCGTACCGGCTTATTAACATTATTGCTGTTAACGACTTTGTTGCTGCTTATCGTCAGCAGCATGGGCGTGGTTGCTATCAAGCAAGACAGGGAAACGCTGACAGCACAAAACCAGATTCAGGGCATTGAACTGGGCAACCTGATGAATGGATACAACCAAACGCTCAGCGCCCGAGCCTCAGCAACGCTCGCCGTCAGGAAAATCGAAATCGGGCTGCTGAACGACGGAGCGAAAGAAACCGGACTCGTAGAAAAACATCTCAACCAGTCACAGAAAGATATTGAACGCGCCATCAAATCGGTCGATGCCGATCCAAAGCGGCAGGCACTGGCACAGGAGGTGTTAAAAACCTATCAAGCCTATTTCCAGCAGGGTATGGCTCCGATGCTGAGCGCGCTGCAAAAACAGTATACCGACGAATATTATGACGTACTGGAAAAACAGCTCGGCCCGCTGAGCGAGGCCTTTGATTTATCGATCCAAAACTTCCGTCAGTATGCCCAACAGCTTTCCGAACAAGGCTTGGCGCAGTCTGAGCGTAATGAACACATGATGCTGTTGCTGATTGCCGTTGCCAGCCTGTTATCCATCACACTCGTCGCATTAGCCTGGATCGCATTGCGACACATGCTACTCAAACCGCTGGATTACGCCATTGAGCAGCTAGAGTTGGTTGCTACTGGTAATTTGACGCGCCGCCTGATTCAGGGAGGAAACAACGAACTGGGTCGACTCAACGATGCCATCGGCCGCATGCAGAGCGCGTTGCTGGAATCCGTTAGTCAGGTACGCGATGCCAGCACGCAAATCGATTTAGGCAGCCGCGAATTGTTTGAAGAAAACGCCCAGCTTTCCCAGCGTACCGAAGAGTCCGTTGCCGCATTGGAACAAACGGCAGCCAGTATGGAGCAATTGAGCGCCACGGTGAAGCTCAATGCCGATCACGCCGAGCTTGCACATCAACTCGCCAATAACGTCTCGAACACCAGCAGTCGCAGCAACGAGTCGGTCTGTTATGTTATTGAAAAAATGCAGGAGATCGCCACCAGCGCCAAACGAATCAATGACATCCTCAGCGTCATCGACGGTATCGCGTTCCAAACCAACATTCTGGCGCTAAACGCTTCCGTCGAATCCGCCCGCGCAGGCGAACAAGGCAGAGGCTTTGCCGTCGTCGCCGGAGAAGTGCGTAATTTGGCGCAGCACAGCGCACAAGCAGCGAAAGAAATCCGTTCACTGATTATAGATTCACAAACTCGCGTGTCCGAGGGGCTTGAATTAGCCTCTAAAGCAGGCGAAACCATGGATGAAGTGACCGACGAAATCATCCGTATTACGCAACTGATGCGAGATATTTCTACCGCTACGCAAGAGCAGCATCGCGGTATCGAACAGGTTAATGTCGCCTTTACGCAGATAGACAAAGTGGCTCAGCACAACGCGCAGCTCGTTAAAGCTTCATCCGCCACCACGCAGTCGTTGGAACAGCAATCTCAACAGCTCATGCGGTCTATGGCGTTGTTTCAAGTAGAACCTCGCCTTTCCTAA
- a CDS encoding sensor domain-containing diguanylate cyclase, which translates to MNNQSVDVDLITRFDNEAKLHALNSVYAIAEFDLAGKLIEANPLFCKILGYKKEDIIQKNHTFFLPEGLHQKNDHFWRDVVKGNINAGEFQRKTQKGDIIWLHAAYTPIIDDKGRRIGIIKLATDITQEKLLVSEHRARLDAIENAQGVIEFDKDGYITHINKHYLVLTGYEEKEILGQHHRLLCNPSDTEQADYQTFWETLHRGHPISGRFHRLGKDSHSYWIQATYSPIMDSDGNVRKIIKYAHNITQSVETEKKAHQQGIILDILLSVHDSFLLDHNLPSACDKVFERLLDVTNSSFGFIATLQEDEDGESLYIPAISNLAWDEETLTWYRLQRRTHGGLRLRKLDNLFGHVVTHNTVVCTNNLLRQKAGRDLPPIHPALYSLLGIPITHNGKAIGMIALANRREGYDQTMIELLAPLVKTLGIIIHARSLEDERTQIEASLRFNAGHDFLTGLPNRSSFFEQANAFFLHKQQDQQTDKSCLAIIDIDFFKNINDKYGHLAGDAVLKELAMLMRMSLRQEDLVARLGGEEFIILLKDVSYQTAMMTIERIRKSIEQHTLEYDRQSLHFTISAGITAYQPELASVEEWIQLADENLYSAKRQGRNCVK; encoded by the coding sequence ATGAATAATCAGTCAGTTGATGTTGATTTGATTACCAGGTTTGACAATGAAGCCAAACTGCACGCGCTCAATTCCGTTTATGCCATCGCCGAGTTTGATCTGGCAGGGAAACTGATTGAAGCCAATCCTCTTTTTTGCAAAATACTGGGCTATAAAAAAGAAGATATTATTCAGAAAAATCACACGTTCTTTCTGCCAGAAGGATTACACCAAAAAAACGATCATTTCTGGCGCGATGTGGTGAAAGGAAATATCAACGCAGGCGAATTCCAGCGCAAAACACAAAAAGGAGACATTATTTGGCTCCATGCTGCTTATACGCCCATTATCGATGACAAAGGCCGACGTATCGGCATCATAAAACTGGCAACGGATATTACGCAGGAAAAACTTCTCGTGTCAGAACATCGCGCACGACTGGATGCGATTGAGAACGCGCAAGGCGTCATCGAGTTTGATAAAGACGGCTATATTACCCACATCAATAAACATTATCTGGTACTGACAGGCTATGAAGAAAAAGAAATACTCGGTCAGCACCACAGACTACTCTGCAATCCCAGTGATACCGAACAGGCAGACTATCAAACGTTTTGGGAAACCTTACATCGCGGCCACCCCATTAGCGGACGCTTCCACCGGCTGGGCAAAGACAGCCATTCGTACTGGATACAAGCGACCTACAGCCCAATCATGGATAGTGACGGCAATGTGCGAAAAATCATTAAATACGCTCACAACATCACGCAGAGCGTCGAAACTGAAAAGAAAGCTCATCAGCAGGGGATCATTCTCGATATCCTGCTGTCAGTCCATGACAGCTTTCTGCTCGACCATAATTTGCCTTCCGCCTGCGATAAAGTCTTTGAACGCCTGCTTGACGTGACCAACAGCAGCTTCGGTTTTATCGCCACGTTGCAGGAAGATGAAGACGGAGAGTCGCTATACATTCCCGCGATATCCAATCTTGCCTGGGATGAAGAAACCCTGACCTGGTACAGGCTCCAGCGCAGAACCCACGGCGGCCTAAGGCTCCGTAAACTGGATAATCTGTTTGGTCACGTCGTTACCCACAATACCGTGGTGTGCACCAATAACCTGCTGAGACAAAAGGCTGGCCGGGACCTTCCCCCTATCCATCCTGCACTGTATTCCTTGCTCGGCATTCCTATCACCCACAATGGCAAAGCGATCGGCATGATCGCGCTAGCTAACCGTCGGGAAGGCTACGATCAAACGATGATCGAGCTACTGGCTCCGCTGGTAAAAACGCTCGGTATTATTATTCACGCCCGTTCACTGGAAGATGAACGCACACAGATAGAAGCCTCCCTGCGCTTTAACGCGGGGCATGATTTTCTTACCGGCTTGCCAAATCGCAGCAGCTTCTTCGAACAAGCCAACGCCTTTTTTCTGCACAAGCAGCAAGACCAGCAGACAGATAAAAGCTGTCTGGCGATTATTGATATCGATTTCTTCAAAAATATTAATGACAAATATGGCCATCTGGCTGGCGATGCCGTCCTCAAAGAGCTGGCAATGTTGATGCGTATGTCATTACGCCAGGAAGATCTGGTCGCTAGGCTTGGGGGCGAGGAGTTCATCATCCTGTTAAAAGATGTCTCCTATCAAACGGCGATGATGACGATTGAGCGTATTCGTAAATCGATTGAGCAACATACGCTGGAATACGATCGCCAGAGCCTGCATTTTACGATTAGCGCAGGGATTACCGCCTACCAACCTGAACTTGCCTCCGTTGAGGAGTGGATTCAGCTAGCCGATGAAAACCTTTACTCCGCTAAACGGCAAGGGCGCAACTGTGTGAAATAA